A stretch of the Fusobacterium varium genome encodes the following:
- a CDS encoding putative integrase, with the protein MDKRGQEVRYINSDDLVQIRNYFKNNKKVVILSLINIGVNVGLRISDLSKLKFENINPDYTIKLREKKTKKIRKIKFNLVCQKAIRDLKEYYEGLGYSSEKGFLFKSLNRKYVKELYDKPLSNVGISKYLNKAKKDLNISYPIGTHSLRKTWGHRVYKGTLDIAVVMSILNHSSAEQTLKYIGIDEDRTNEIYENFKI; encoded by the coding sequence ATGGATAAAAGAGGGCAAGAAGTTAGATACATAAATTCTGATGATTTAGTACAAATAAGAAACTATTTTAAAAATAATAAAAAAGTAGTAATACTTTCTTTAATAAATATAGGAGTAAATGTTGGATTGAGAATTTCTGATCTTTCCAAATTAAAGTTTGAAAATATAAACCCTGATTATACAATAAAATTAAGAGAGAAGAAAACAAAAAAAATACGAAAAATAAAATTTAATTTAGTCTGCCAAAAAGCAATTAGAGATTTAAAGGAATATTATGAAGGATTAGGTTATTCCTCAGAAAAAGGATTTTTATTTAAATCCTTAAATAGAAAATATGTAAAAGAATTATATGATAAACCTCTTTCTAATGTTGGCATTTCTAAATACCTAAACAAAGCAAAAAAAGATTTAAATATCAGTTATCCCATTGGAACTCATTCTCTAAGAAAGACTTGGGGACATAGGGTTTATAAAGGTACTCTTGATATAGCAGTAGTGATGTCTATTCTCAATCATTCTTCAGCAGAGCAAACATTAAAATATATTGGAATAGATGAAGACCGAACAAATGAAATTTATGAAAATTTTAAAATTTAA
- a CDS encoding putative autotransporter, translated as MKKNDIEKSLKRFLKRKVSYSLSLLIAFMITGGISLGAGITAEEIQETKNELLTRIQTEREEIKRKIAENERLIKEYNSDFVELVRKGDFYSKPLMPSTQVFFSYQYLDNGKMKDVTDKEFAKTIDAVNKYYGTSNGSSLLKATGNIGKDKVMAGNGVVVDNEVFRETIEVGANIKPVEPVLPTINPNVSVNVSAPVVNLGALPGTVSPVVPSISTVTAPSITPPTAPGSLSVNVSTPSAVGKISVSAPTVTTPATPAEKNITVSAPTAPEGYEPTMIILPTAPSLPVIVPINVSSPSIAGSGANPSVQYFWWNGNNGVISQISLKSGEYIISGNSGNYSVGVTDYDAEAFPGTTPQGTKPTENKIYNVSQQFFHTLLNVPYSYYGENTKIIFNSNNAKLIDLETEGTVNGNLDNRVAEGLITSITRDRLRGYQTYTGIKGEDETELLFVNKGEVEINGTGSAYFFTTSHTNGNYRTNYLDNEGTITVDGDRSIVYMHSPDTSQSKAYIYSNGPTGKIYVDGIGASLMQWAYSNLSHNRAAFVNEGIVEIRGAEAIALYMSNNSVFDNRHAAYIKKPIELLGDKSVGLVAQNTNITNEKNLVKFNIGNKKQTILKGNSTTDIFINPDGTIRRNDPNLVEQAIGILMDNSSTTKTAAQIEIGEYSYGGIGIFGKNGTIEILKPYGAPAENSSIKISGGEGNIGIIAQGGDVKFEGDILIESGKNNQVAIAQNGKTITINGNVTAGDNTKKIENTVALYAKDSGTVINIAKDKLSLNLSGNSTGIFATNQGSIIADRTSLTLSQPDGNGNIPEPITPVDIYVEGKIQADGSTTGLGIYTSDGGKISVKNTYVKVKDGSVGIASVGAGSKIDITNGIVDYEGSGYAVYTSNGGTVDLTDGEIILRGKATALELDLSTPSSNPITLTGAKIVVMSNDAVGVNLKNIGTLNIGTLKEDIENKLGNGVDIVAGTDGTQVFDKYKIAAVDGGTLNINANMDKSDTNTSSTGFFYYRRFLGQRLNLNVLADIEVKSEINSSDAAAYFKGQVVGLEMNSSKSAASAADAQINLAAGSKVIADRTDAGAGAIGLYMNFGAVDLKAGSKIEVEKITSGGNTSNDGAVGIYAVNGSTVSNAGDIEVGGNQSIGILGMAYREDSSKNIIVNEFGTGGIFAEQGKVTIANTGNIALDGTGTIGIYADNNNTVGAVTDTKVSNTGNITVGNSNDSAAAIGIYGKKATIANQGNITVGSGGVAIYAAEGSNVTKLGTLNLGSDGIGVMVDGTSTITANSVTLTSTGADINGKTGIFYKGSGTDTKSINININASDFVKGTAVYAENMNITSSGGLNVGTEGIGIFVKGTSANTGTNAGTIDLTSGKTGAVGMYTKTANIVNDIAGIIEVRDSSQIGMYAEGANNKASNIGTINLNADSSTGIYVKSGATAELNGNIAFTGKSSVGVFAENATVNFKNNLTFTNNNENKNIYVYGKDAAVGIDSGKIVTVDGMGIPATTGNKTVGIYLENETTGNTFTSNTTGQLIVQNEAVGIYSKGNNTLNVNVTANGAKTTGVFIDGNSTIAGTVTVKGTASAGAIGVYGSDGAVTIGVGGLTLNTDADKGTGMYLVDGAYAAGEKITVNNTAAVDNIGVYYSKGTASGIVTNGAEIELTGTKSIGIYAADGINLVNSKDVTSTGVGTNNNIASYVGGNSTLTSNGNITMAGADNIGIYTGKGTGVNSGIIDISGATGTSSAGMVAKTDTATDTASVENIGEIKTGSNLGMYIAGSGTSSGKNTGSITVSGTGTGVYVDGSGNSFNGAGGSITSDAVGIYLKDTTAGTVTNTGTLNIASGGVGVFGENADIDFAVNVSGTGAVGVAAKGNSVISGNIKTGQGSVGAFLLNDTVTFNGAVIETGASIPESSPGASDAKTSVGILFDTGITGTYTMNNVTVNAKDGVGIYLNGTGMTLNHNGNITTENGIGIYVKSGTSLTTGTSVMNINGGTGVYVAGGTANLGTTGNLTFNFGTGGGIGVYNNGGTLVLGNNITAAGSGSLAATSNGDLTSSGNLSIGEGGTGLLGTYDSGTTAPKNITNNGGTISAHTGGIGLAAITPGTSTPTGTITINNTGIINAEGISTGAVPSPSIGIYTNIAEVVNTGTINVGTSGIGIYSADSGRSVQNDTMTMTGTDGIGVYLKGTAGGLVSNNITSGSSRNTGVVLEGVTSNINAGTIILGDESVGVMVVSGTTSAIDGTIKVGVSSSNKSAIGLVVKGGSNVTLAGTASITAGKGGIGVYAEGAAVTVLNTGNISVGTDGIYMYSKGSALTFTGDITADNQIGIVADGGSVTASGSSAITAKNGGIGAYIKNAAPTFGTTAITVQSGIAETDSSPAKYSVGIYYDGVASIGAMPTVTQTGNYTIGRILNNSAGSASGGISIGSSGSNQVGVMAKGNSNLTVTGGVAVTGGNSNIGVYGESSVITVTGDISAALAASLTNSSIGVFLDKGSSYTGTAGNVSAGNNSIGIYGKNMTGGTISQSGTTMNVGSNGAGIYGEGNGNINLSMGTITLSDKNSIGVYAKGLNSAVTGNMTIGTNTSIGIVSEGNGNVTYTGNMTIADKIKTGSVGIYKLGGTAPSTITSSGNWSVGNSGYGIYLKGQGTTVNNSADMTLGMSAVGIFSSGVDVINNTGNIVVGETDVKGDHDKIENHLNSIGIYATAGTTVNNSGNITVNYDHSVGIYGDGSGTKIQNTGTINVDRGGVGILVRDGAVAVNAAGGNIILGSTSAPDPCTATTVGMAAYSGARIENAGIITVNEGVGMLIGVGAAFDNSGTIYLKNGIGIEGPGALNNYGHIVVLPGGNGTPGANVGVSNAEIGSVKIESDGTITINDKYVSIGGTLSTAGNIVVNGAYVDVTTGTPLFNANSVSGEVRLLPNFASTGNGISYEIEGFINTAMGTITGNKLTPVTSPLFIAKVTDKGNLVIVKRPYADLTIGDQFDALEKGLDNILKNSGGSGKDADILKGLNQYLEGLPADQFERETSRKLAETRGDIYSTIQGRMQDINRAFDNSFYELESSYNLTKDSSKYSVIYTDGNYKDPTLGIDDYDYKVMGVLYMKEKEGTEYGSKYGYTLGFTGSKFDFDDGGSKEDVYSLRAGVHRVKNLSEENKVSWLTRLELGYNRHIAKRKLNLQETFENKGEYNTYSVALDNRVTKVIYTDLSRQLDVYADLDLEYGKVDGFTESAGSKGGLEVQIKDNDYLSAQLGAGVKAQQRIYAGNDVSVKVTADVKYAYELGDNYDGNKARLKNGGEGYYSLITPDEREGKLTGKVGLTVEKANHMGVTFEVEAADEGNRKDTSVKYGVRFNYKF; from the coding sequence ATGAAAAAAAATGATATTGAAAAATCTCTAAAAAGATTTTTAAAGAGAAAGGTAAGTTATTCTTTATCGCTTTTAATAGCTTTTATGATAACAGGCGGGATATCTTTAGGTGCAGGAATAACAGCAGAAGAGATACAGGAAACTAAAAATGAGCTTTTAACTAGAATTCAGACAGAGCGCGAAGAAATAAAAAGAAAAATAGCAGAAAATGAAAGATTAATAAAAGAATATAATTCGGACTTTGTAGAACTTGTAAGAAAGGGAGATTTTTACTCTAAGCCCTTGATGCCAAGTACACAAGTTTTTTTCAGTTATCAGTATTTAGATAATGGAAAGATGAAAGATGTAACAGACAAGGAATTTGCAAAAACTATTGATGCAGTTAATAAATATTATGGAACATCAAACGGCAGCAGTTTACTGAAAGCTACAGGAAATATAGGAAAAGATAAAGTGATGGCTGGAAATGGAGTGGTAGTTGATAATGAAGTCTTTAGAGAGACAATAGAAGTGGGAGCCAATATAAAACCTGTTGAACCAGTATTACCAACGATCAATCCAAATGTATCAGTAAATGTATCAGCACCAGTGGTGAATCTTGGTGCATTGCCAGGAACAGTAAGTCCTGTAGTGCCATCAATATCAACAGTAACAGCACCATCAATAACACCACCAACAGCACCAGGAAGTTTGAGTGTAAATGTGTCAACACCATCAGCAGTTGGTAAAATCTCAGTGAGTGCCCCAACAGTAACAACACCAGCAACACCAGCAGAAAAAAATATAACAGTAAGTGCCCCAACAGCACCTGAAGGATATGAACCAACAATGATAATTCTTCCAACAGCACCTTCGCTGCCAGTAATAGTTCCAATAAATGTTTCATCCCCATCAATAGCAGGAAGTGGAGCAAATCCAAGTGTACAATACTTTTGGTGGAATGGAAATAATGGAGTAATATCTCAAATAAGTTTAAAATCTGGAGAATACATCATAAGTGGAAATTCAGGAAATTATAGTGTAGGAGTAACGGATTATGATGCTGAAGCATTTCCTGGAACAACTCCTCAAGGAACTAAACCAACAGAAAATAAAATTTATAATGTTTCTCAACAATTTTTTCATACTTTATTAAATGTACCGTATTCATATTACGGAGAAAATACAAAAATAATTTTTAATTCAAATAATGCTAAACTTATTGATCTTGAAACTGAAGGAACTGTAAATGGAAATTTAGACAATAGAGTAGCAGAAGGACTGATAACTTCAATAACACGTGATAGATTGAGAGGGTATCAGACGTATACAGGAATAAAAGGAGAAGATGAAACAGAACTTTTATTTGTTAATAAAGGTGAAGTAGAAATAAATGGAACAGGGTCAGCATATTTTTTTACAACATCACATACTAATGGAAATTATAGAACTAATTATTTGGATAATGAAGGAACAATTACTGTTGATGGAGACAGATCTATTGTATATATGCATTCTCCTGATACAAGTCAGTCCAAAGCATATATTTATTCAAATGGACCAACTGGAAAAATATATGTAGATGGAATAGGAGCTTCATTGATGCAGTGGGCTTACTCAAATTTATCTCATAACAGGGCTGCATTTGTAAATGAAGGAATTGTTGAGATAAGAGGAGCGGAAGCAATTGCTTTATATATGTCAAATAATAGTGTTTTTGACAATAGACATGCAGCATATATAAAAAAACCAATCGAATTATTAGGAGATAAAAGTGTTGGTTTAGTTGCACAAAATACTAATATAACAAATGAAAAAAATCTAGTAAAATTTAATATTGGGAACAAAAAACAAACCATATTAAAAGGAAATTCAACAACTGATATTTTTATTAATCCTGATGGTACTATAAGAAGAAATGATCCTAATTTAGTAGAACAAGCCATTGGAATACTGATGGATAATTCAAGTACAACAAAAACAGCAGCCCAGATAGAAATAGGTGAATATTCATATGGTGGAATAGGAATATTTGGAAAAAATGGAACAATTGAAATTTTAAAACCATATGGAGCTCCAGCAGAAAACAGCAGTATAAAAATATCTGGCGGAGAAGGAAATATTGGAATAATTGCTCAAGGTGGAGATGTAAAGTTTGAGGGAGATATTTTAATAGAAAGCGGAAAAAACAATCAAGTAGCAATTGCCCAAAATGGAAAAACAATAACAATAAATGGTAATGTGACAGCTGGAGATAATACTAAGAAAATTGAGAATACTGTTGCCTTATATGCTAAAGACAGCGGAACAGTAATAAATATAGCAAAAGATAAATTGAGTTTGAATTTATCAGGAAATAGCACAGGTATATTTGCAACAAATCAGGGAAGTATTATAGCAGACAGAACTTCTTTGACACTTTCTCAGCCTGATGGTAATGGGAATATTCCAGAACCAATTACTCCAGTAGATATATATGTAGAAGGAAAAATACAAGCTGATGGAAGTACAACAGGACTGGGAATTTATACAAGTGATGGAGGAAAAATCAGTGTTAAAAACACATATGTAAAAGTAAAAGATGGGTCTGTTGGTATAGCTTCAGTTGGTGCAGGGTCAAAAATTGATATAACAAATGGAATTGTAGATTATGAAGGAAGTGGATATGCTGTCTATACTTCAAATGGAGGAACTGTTGATTTAACAGATGGAGAAATAATTCTGAGAGGAAAAGCTACAGCTCTTGAGTTAGATTTAAGTACCCCTTCTTCTAATCCGATAACTTTGACTGGAGCTAAAATTGTAGTAATGTCTAATGATGCAGTAGGAGTTAATCTTAAAAATATAGGAACTTTAAATATAGGAACACTTAAAGAGGATATAGAAAACAAATTAGGAAATGGAGTAGATATAGTTGCTGGAACAGATGGAACTCAAGTATTTGATAAGTACAAGATAGCAGCTGTAGATGGAGGAACTTTAAACATTAATGCCAATATGGATAAATCAGATACTAATACAAGTTCAACAGGGTTTTTTTACTATAGAAGATTTTTAGGACAAAGACTTAATCTGAATGTTTTAGCTGATATAGAAGTAAAATCAGAAATTAACAGTTCTGATGCAGCAGCGTATTTTAAAGGACAGGTAGTAGGACTTGAAATGAATTCAAGTAAATCAGCAGCAAGTGCAGCAGATGCCCAGATAAATCTTGCAGCAGGTTCTAAAGTAATAGCAGACAGAACAGATGCAGGTGCAGGAGCTATAGGGCTATATATGAACTTTGGAGCAGTAGACTTGAAAGCAGGTTCTAAAATAGAAGTGGAAAAAATAACTTCTGGAGGAAATACATCAAATGATGGAGCTGTAGGAATTTATGCAGTAAATGGAAGTACAGTGTCAAATGCAGGAGATATAGAAGTAGGAGGAAATCAATCTATAGGTATTTTAGGAATGGCATATAGAGAAGATTCTTCAAAAAATATAATAGTGAATGAGTTTGGAACTGGAGGCATTTTTGCTGAACAAGGGAAAGTAACTATTGCAAATACAGGGAATATTGCCCTTGATGGAACAGGAACAATAGGTATTTATGCAGATAACAATAACACTGTTGGAGCAGTAACTGATACAAAAGTAAGTAATACAGGAAATATAACAGTAGGAAATTCAAATGATTCTGCTGCAGCTATAGGAATCTATGGAAAAAAAGCCACAATTGCAAATCAGGGAAATATAACAGTAGGAAGTGGCGGAGTAGCTATCTATGCAGCAGAAGGAAGTAATGTTACAAAACTTGGAACATTAAATCTTGGCTCAGACGGAATAGGAGTAATGGTTGATGGAACATCAACTATTACAGCTAACAGTGTCACTTTAACAAGTACAGGGGCAGATATTAATGGGAAAACAGGTATTTTCTATAAAGGAAGTGGAACTGATACTAAAAGCATAAATATAAATATAAATGCATCAGACTTTGTAAAAGGGACAGCAGTATATGCAGAAAATATGAATATTACTTCTTCAGGAGGTTTAAATGTAGGAACAGAAGGAATAGGTATTTTTGTAAAGGGAACTTCTGCTAATACAGGGACAAATGCAGGAACTATTGATCTTACATCTGGAAAAACAGGTGCAGTAGGTATGTATACTAAAACTGCTAATATCGTTAATGATATAGCTGGAATTATTGAAGTAAGAGATTCTTCTCAAATAGGTATGTATGCAGAGGGAGCTAATAATAAAGCTAGCAATATAGGAACAATTAACCTGAATGCAGATAGTTCTACTGGTATCTATGTAAAATCTGGTGCAACAGCTGAACTTAATGGAAATATAGCATTTACTGGGAAATCAAGTGTAGGAGTTTTTGCAGAAAATGCAACAGTAAACTTTAAAAATAATTTGACTTTTACAAATAATAATGAAAATAAAAATATTTATGTTTATGGTAAAGATGCTGCTGTAGGAATAGATTCTGGAAAAATTGTAACAGTAGATGGAATGGGAATTCCAGCAACAACAGGAAATAAGACTGTAGGAATATATCTTGAAAATGAAACTACTGGAAATACATTTACAAGTAATACAACAGGACAGCTTATTGTCCAAAATGAAGCAGTAGGAATCTATTCTAAAGGGAATAATACTTTGAATGTAAACGTAACAGCTAATGGAGCAAAGACAACAGGAGTATTTATAGATGGAAATTCTACTATAGCAGGAACAGTAACCGTAAAAGGAACTGCATCTGCAGGAGCGATTGGAGTATATGGAAGTGATGGTGCTGTAACTATAGGCGTTGGAGGACTTACTCTTAACACAGATGCAGATAAAGGAACTGGAATGTATCTTGTTGATGGAGCCTATGCAGCAGGAGAAAAAATTACTGTGAACAATACAGCTGCTGTTGATAACATAGGAGTATATTACAGTAAGGGAACTGCTTCAGGGATTGTAACAAATGGGGCTGAAATTGAACTTACAGGAACTAAAAGCATAGGAATATATGCAGCTGATGGAATAAACCTTGTTAATAGTAAAGATGTAACATCAACAGGAGTGGGAACAAACAATAATATAGCTTCGTATGTAGGAGGAAATTCAACACTTACTTCAAATGGAAATATAACTATGGCAGGGGCAGATAATATAGGGATATATACTGGAAAAGGAACTGGAGTAAATAGTGGAATTATTGATATAAGTGGGGCAACAGGAACATCATCAGCAGGAATGGTGGCTAAAACTGATACTGCAACAGATACAGCTTCAGTAGAAAATATAGGAGAAATAAAAACAGGATCTAATCTTGGAATGTACATAGCAGGAAGTGGAACAAGTTCTGGGAAGAATACAGGAAGTATAACAGTTTCAGGAACAGGTACAGGAGTATATGTAGATGGTTCAGGAAACAGCTTTAATGGAGCTGGAGGAAGCATCACATCAGATGCAGTTGGAATCTATCTGAAAGATACAACAGCAGGAACTGTAACTAATACAGGTACTTTAAATATAGCTTCAGGAGGAGTTGGAGTATTTGGAGAAAATGCAGATATTGACTTTGCAGTAAATGTTTCAGGAACAGGAGCAGTAGGAGTTGCAGCTAAAGGAAATTCAGTAATTTCAGGAAATATTAAAACAGGACAGGGTTCTGTTGGAGCATTCCTTCTTAATGATACAGTAACATTTAATGGAGCAGTTATAGAAACAGGAGCAAGTATTCCAGAGTCATCTCCAGGAGCAAGTGATGCTAAAACATCAGTAGGAATACTTTTTGATACAGGAATAACAGGTACATATACTATGAATAATGTAACTGTAAATGCAAAAGATGGAGTAGGAATATATTTAAATGGAACAGGAATGACTCTTAACCACAATGGAAATATAACAACTGAAAATGGAATAGGAATATATGTAAAAAGTGGAACTTCTTTGACAACAGGTACATCAGTTATGAATATTAATGGAGGAACTGGAGTATATGTAGCTGGAGGAACTGCTAACCTAGGAACAACAGGAAATCTTACATTTAATTTTGGAACTGGCGGAGGAATAGGAGTTTACAATAATGGAGGAACTCTTGTTCTTGGAAATAATATAACTGCAGCAGGTTCAGGTTCACTTGCGGCAACATCAAATGGTGACTTAACTTCATCTGGAAATTTAAGTATAGGTGAAGGAGGAACAGGACTTCTTGGAACATATGACAGTGGAACTACAGCACCAAAAAATATAACAAATAATGGAGGAACAATAAGCGCTCATACTGGAGGAATAGGTCTTGCAGCTATAACACCTGGAACAAGCACCCCAACAGGAACAATTACAATAAATAATACGGGGATAATTAATGCAGAGGGAATATCAACTGGAGCTGTTCCTTCACCTTCTATTGGAATTTATACAAATATAGCTGAAGTAGTAAATACAGGAACTATTAATGTAGGAACAAGTGGAATAGGGATTTATAGCGCTGACAGTGGAAGATCAGTACAAAATGATACAATGACTATGACAGGAACTGATGGAATAGGAGTATATCTTAAAGGCACTGCTGGAGGACTTGTATCAAATAATATAACTTCAGGAAGTTCAAGAAATACAGGAGTAGTTCTTGAAGGAGTAACATCAAATATAAATGCAGGAACTATCATCTTAGGAGATGAAAGTGTAGGAGTGATGGTAGTATCAGGAACAACTTCTGCAATTGATGGAACTATTAAAGTAGGAGTTTCAAGTTCTAATAAAAGTGCAATAGGATTAGTAGTAAAAGGTGGTTCTAATGTAACGTTGGCAGGAACAGCATCAATCACAGCTGGAAAAGGCGGAATAGGAGTATATGCTGAAGGAGCAGCAGTTACAGTTTTAAACACAGGAAATATATCAGTAGGAACAGATGGAATATATATGTATTCTAAAGGTTCTGCTCTGACTTTCACAGGAGATATAACAGCTGATAATCAAATAGGAATAGTAGCAGATGGAGGAAGCGTAACTGCAAGTGGAAGCTCAGCTATAACAGCTAAAAATGGTGGAATAGGAGCATATATAAAAAATGCAGCACCAACATTTGGAACAACAGCAATTACAGTTCAAAGTGGAATTGCAGAAACAGATTCCAGTCCAGCAAAATATTCTGTAGGAATTTATTATGATGGTGTAGCATCAATAGGAGCAATGCCAACAGTTACACAAACAGGAAATTATACAATAGGCAGAATATTAAATAATTCAGCTGGAAGTGCATCTGGGGGAATTTCTATAGGAAGTTCTGGAAGCAATCAGGTAGGAGTAATGGCAAAAGGAAACTCTAATCTAACAGTGACAGGTGGAGTAGCTGTAACAGGAGGAAACAGTAATATTGGCGTATATGGAGAAAGCAGTGTAATAACAGTGACTGGAGATATATCAGCTGCTTTAGCAGCTTCATTGACAAATTCATCAATAGGGGTATTTTTAGATAAAGGTTCATCATATACAGGAACTGCAGGAAACGTTTCAGCAGGAAATAACAGTATTGGAATCTATGGAAAAAATATGACTGGTGGAACAATTTCACAAAGCGGAACAACCATGAATGTAGGAAGTAATGGAGCAGGTATTTATGGAGAAGGAAATGGAAATATCAACTTGTCAATGGGCACAATAACTCTAAGTGATAAAAATTCTATTGGTGTATATGCTAAGGGACTAAATTCAGCAGTGACAGGAAATATGACTATTGGAACAAATACAAGTATAGGAATAGTAAGTGAAGGAAATGGAAATGTAACATATACAGGGAATATGACAATAGCTGATAAAATAAAAACAGGTTCTGTAGGAATATACAAACTTGGAGGAACAGCGCCATCAACAATCACATCATCAGGGAACTGGTCAGTAGGAAACAGCGGATATGGAATTTATTTAAAAGGTCAGGGAACAACAGTTAATAACAGCGCAGATATGACACTAGGAATGTCAGCAGTGGGAATATTCTCAAGTGGAGTAGATGTAATTAATAATACAGGAAATATAGTTGTAGGAGAAACAGATGTAAAAGGTGATCATGATAAGATAGAAAATCACCTTAACTCAATAGGAATCTATGCAACTGCAGGAACTACTGTAAATAACTCTGGAAATATAACTGTAAACTACGATCATTCAGTAGGAATCTATGGGGATGGCTCAGGAACAAAGATTCAAAATACAGGAACTATCAATGTTGATAGAGGAGGAGTAGGAATTCTTGTAAGAGATGGAGCAGTAGCTGTAAATGCTGCTGGAGGAAATATCATCTTAGGAAGTACATCAGCTCCAGATCCATGTACAGCAACAACAGTGGGAATGGCGGCATATAGTGGTGCGAGAATAGAAAATGCTGGGATAATAACTGTTAATGAAGGTGTTGGAATGCTTATAGGAGTAGGAGCAGCATTTGACAACAGTGGAACTATTTATTTAAAAAACGGAATAGGAATTGAAGGACCAGGAGCTTTAAACAACTATGGGCATATAGTTGTTCTTCCAGGAGGAAATGGAACTCCAGGAGCAAATGTGGGAGTATCTAATGCTGAAATAGGAAGTGTAAAAATAGAATCAGATGGAACAATAACAATTAATGATAAATATGTATCTATTGGAGGAACACTTTCAACAGCAGGAAATATAGTAGTAAATGGAGCATATGTAGATGTAACAACAGGAACACCATTATTTAATGCAAACAGTGTAAGCGGAGAGGTAAGACTGCTTCCAAACTTTGCATCAACAGGAAATGGAATTTCTTATGAAATAGAAGGATTTATAAATACAGCAATGGGAACAATAACAGGGAATAAGCTTACACCAGTAACATCACCACTGTTTATTGCAAAAGTAACAGATAAAGGAAATCTGGTTATTGTTAAAAGACCATATGCTGATTTAACAATAGGAGATCAGTTTGATGCGCTGGAAAAAGGTTTGGATAATATTCTTAAAAACAGTGGTGGAAGCGGAAAAGATGCTGATATATTGAAAGGATTGAATCAGTATCTTGAAGGACTTCCAGCAGATCAGTTTGAAAGAGAAACATCTAGAAAACTTGCAGAAACTAGAGGGGATATCTATTCAACTATCCAGGGAAGAATGCAGGATATCAACAGAGCATTTGACAACTCTTTTTATGAACTTGAATCATCATACAATCTGACTAAAGACAGCAGCAAATACAGTGTAATTTATACTGATGGAAACTACAAGGATCCAACTTTAGGAATAGATGATTATGATTACAAGGTAATGGGTGTTCTTTATATGAAAGAGAAAGAAGGAACAGAGTATGGAAGTAAATATGGGTATACATTAGGATTTACTGGATCGAAGTTTGATTTTGATGATGGAGGTTCAAAAGAGGATGTATATTCATTAAGAGCAGGAGTACATAGAGTTAAAAATCTAAGTGAAGAGAATAAAGTATCATGGCTTACAAGATTGGAACTTGGATATAACAGACATATAGCTAAGAGAAAGCTTAATCTTCAGGAAACATTTGAGAATAAAGGAGAGTACAATACATACTCTGTAGCACTTGACAACAGAGTGACAAAAGTTATCTATACAGATCTTTCCAGACAGTTGGATGTATATGCTGATTTAGATTTAGAGTATGGAAAAGTAGATGGCTTTACAGAAAGCGCTGGAAGCAAAGGGGGACTTGAAGTACAGATTAAGGATAACGACTACCTAAGCGCACAGCTGGGAGCAGGAGTAAAAGCTCAGCAGAGAATCTATGCAGGAAATGATGTATCAGTAAAAGTGACAGCAGATGTAAAGTATGCATATGAACTTGGAGATAACTATGATGGAAACAAAGCAAGACTAAAAAATGGAGGAGAAGGATATTACAGCCTGATTACTCCAGATGAAAGAGAAGGGAAACTGACAGGAAAAGTAGGACTGACAGTGGAGAAAGCCAACCACATGGGAGTAACATTTGAAGTGGAGGCAGCAGATGAAGGAAATAGAAAAGATACATCAGTTAAATATGGAGTAAGATTTAATTACAAATTCTAA